A DNA window from Impatiens glandulifera chromosome 7, dImpGla2.1, whole genome shotgun sequence contains the following coding sequences:
- the LOC124910754 gene encoding protein SABRE, translated as MSASPVSFLFGFLFISIILWLFFMFASQLLAWILSRILGASVQFRVGGWKCLRDVSVKFKKGAVESVSVGEIKLSFRQSLVKLDPKLQVLISDLEVVMRSSTKSSLKTRSRRSRSSGSGRGKWMVVVNVARFLSFSVTELLVKTSKATVEVKELGINISKDDVSQQDLSVKLFILPIIIHLGDQRVSIDQSSSFKYEGYMSTSQASVVPTGKTLSPFFCEEFSLSCDFGHNRESGIVIRNMDITSGEVVLNLNEELFSKKKSSLDPFPNDTEVLDSNSNSSNTKSLGSPIMKYTSLIPEKLSFSMPNLAVKCIIRGCDLALENNIMGIQVRSTKSKSVEDGGENTRLDIHMDFSEIHIIREDGISFLEILKLHVFCLAYIPFEPGLPIRSEVDVTLGGTQCNLILSRVKPLIHLRSSKNQEMVLQEGTYYSKRKNSTDLKAFMWTCYVSAPEMTIALYNLSGSPVYHGCLQSSHVYANNISSTGVSTHMELGELNLLMADEYQESLFGVETNKGSLLHIAKIGLDLGRKDMESIEDGSKSKLVLSVDVTGMGVHLTFKRVESLVTTGLSLKSLLKGPASSRKSSQNPGKSLKPSGKKGIQFIKFNLERCSVNYNGNIELDNTVISDPKRVNYGSQGGRVIVSVSADGTPRNATIMPTVLDGCKHLKYTTSLDIFHFSFTMNKEKQSMQTELERAKFIYQEYLEDKKPGTKVQLFDMQNAKLVRRSGGLKEVAICSLFSATDISVRWEPDIHIALFELMLQIKLLVHQHNDRETDKKLVDNTLMSGYKQEVGLKEPAQNEKQRKKRDSLFAIDIEMLNISAAVGDGVEATLQVQSIFSENASIGVLLEGLILAFNEARVFKSSRMQISCIPNVTGTSNSKSESVTTKDWVIQGLDVHICMPYRLQLRAIDDSIEEMLRALKLVTAAKTKLLFPIKKESAKLKKASSTKFGSVRFCIRKISAEIEEEPFQGWLDEHYHLMKIEACESAVRLKFLDDLLSRVVEPPETSEVNNPIPEAKFVYKGEEINTHDVLALQRVREDIYKQSFQSYYRACKSLMPSEGSGAYKTGFQSGFKPSINRNSLLSILATDLDLTLTKIEGGDAGMIEAIQKLDPVSRECNIPFSRLYGSNILLRVGTLVVQLRNYANPLFSGTSGTCEGRVVLAQQATCFQPQIHQNVFIGRWRKVFMLRSASGTTPPIKTYSDLPLHFQKAEFSFGVGFEPTFADISYAFTVALRRANLSIRNPNAPDIQPPKKEKSLPWWDDMRSYIHGNISMFMSETRWNILATPDPYETRDKLELVADHMEINQSDGRIYVSSMNFKIFGSSLETLLKNSSLKVPIGEFGPILQAPSFTLEVIMGWECDSGTPMNHYLFALPSEGKPREKVLDPFRSTSLSLRWDFSLRPSYLKATSVGEEVVLDASRSSPVSKSDNLALDSPILSVGAHDLAWLIKFWNMNYLPPYKLRTFSRWPRFGIQRFARSGNLSLDKVMTQFMFRIDSTPSCIRHMPLDDEDPAKGLKFKMAKLKYELFYSRGKQKFTFECKRDPLDLVYRGLDLHTPKAYLDREDCMSVAKVIQMSKRRASKSPSMDRVGSDKHSPVNGGTEKHRDDGFLLSSDYFTIRRQSPKADPARLLAWQEAGRRNTEMTYVRSEFENGSDSDEHTQSDPSDDDGYNVVIADNCQRIFVYGLKLLWTIENRDAVWSWVGGISKAFEAPKPSPSRQYAQRKLLEHNHNSPERSQDERSKSPSSHQDAVSPIKTDSEIVPARNGKTNVPEEEGTRHFMVNIIEPQFNLHSEEANGRFLLAAVSGRVLARSFHSHVGYESNEQALGTGNVPESQPEMAWNRMEFSVMLEHVQAHVAPTDVDPGAGLQWLPKIRRSSPKVKRTGALLERVFMPCDMYFRYTRHKRGPTDVKRKPLKELTFNSRNITATMTSRQFQVMLDVLTNLLFARLPKPRKGSLSYPAEDDEDVEEEADEVVPDGVEEVELARINLEHKERERNLLLCDIKMLSSDDSSGHKNLETDADIWIIDGRRSTLIQRLKNEVGNAKKLRKAASASLRVALQKAAQLRLMEKEKNKTPSCAMRISMQINKVVWSLLADGKTFAEAEINDMIYDFDRDYNDFGVARFTTKYFVARNCSHNAKFDMILSPWNPPPEWGKKVMLRVDAKQGAPKDGNCPIENFQVDIYPLKIHLTENLYHMIWGYFFPEEEQDSQRRQEVWKVSTTAGTKRMKKGLSMHEGSALSNPLKELEVSSRSNPSGGSSQSSCQADSSQATKVIPSTNSGMRRTSSFDRTWEENVAESLPNELAIQVLSTSTCLTSGSTGIEHQDEATRNRSKDIKAIKSGRSSHEEKKLGKQQDDKRSRPRKMREFHNIKISQVELLVTYEGPPLSFTELRLLMDTFHRVDFTGTWRRLFSRVKKHVIWGVLKSVTGMQGKKFKDKATSQKDTSAAGVPDSDLILSGDSDGGSADKSGQYPLSFSKRMDDGAGDGFVTSIKGLFNSQRRRAKAFVLRTMRGEAENDFNGDCSESENELPPFARQLTITKAKKLLRRHTKKFRSRGSKGLINPQQQMESPSSPRETTPFESGSSGGSSPYEDFRE; from the exons GTTTGCTTCCCAGTTATTAGCTTGGATCCTAAGCCGGATCTTGGGAGCTTCCGTTCAATTCCGGGTTGGTGGATGGAAATGTTTAAGGGATGTATCTGTGAAGTTCAAAAAG GGTGCTGTTGAATCTGTATCTGTTGGTGAAATTAAACTCAGCTTTAGGCAATCACTGGTCAAACTTGACCCCAAACTACAAGTGTTGATAAGTGATTTGGAGGTAGTTATGAGATCTTCAACTAAAAGCTCTCTGAAAACCAGATCTCGAAGATCCCGTTCTTCAGGTTCAGGCAGAGGAAAGTGGATGGTTGTGGTTAATGTGGCAAGGTTTTTGTCCTTTTCTGTAACAGAATTGTTGGTGAAG ACCTCCAAAGCTACTGTAGAAGTCAAAGAACTAGGGATTAACATATCCAAAGATGATGTCTCCCAGCAAGATTTGtcagttaaattatttattctgCCAATCATTATTCACTTGGGTGATCAACGTGTTAGTATTGACCAATCCTCCAGCTTTAAATATGAAGGATACATGTCCACCAGTCAGGCATCAGTCGTCCCAACTGGGAAGACCTTGTCTCCTTTCTTCTGTGAAGAATTTTCATTGTCATGTGACTTTGGTCATAATAG GGAATCTGGAATTGTAATTAGGAACATGGACATAACAAGTGGGGAAGTTGTGTTAAACTTAAATGAGGAACTCTTTTCTAAAAAGAAGAGTTCATTGGATCCCTTTCCTAATGATACTGAAGTTCTCGATTCCAATTCAAATTCTAGCAATACAAAAAGCCTGGGTTCACCAATAATGAAGTATACTTCTTTGATTCCCGAGAAG CTCTCCTTCAGTATGCCCAACTTGGCTGTAAAGTGCATAATTAGGGGATGCGATCTTGctcttgaaaataatataatgggTATTCAAGTGAGGAGCACCAAATCGAAGTCTGTTGAAGATGGGGGTGAGAACACACGCCTTGATATTCATATGGATTTTAGTGAGATTCAT ATTATCAGAGAAGATGGCATTTCTTTTCTGGAGATTTTGAAGCTTCATGTTTTCTGTTTGGCTTACATTCCTTTTGAG cCTGGTTTGCCTATCAGATCAGAAGTTGATGTTACGCTTGGGGGTACTCAGTGTAACCTTATTTTGAGCAGAGTGAAGCCATTGATACATCTAAGATCCTCAAAAAATCAGGAAATGGTACTTCAAGAGGGGACATACTATTCAAAGAGGAAGAATTCAACTGATCTTAAAGCATTCATGTGGACTTGTTATGTCTCAGCTCCGGAGATGACAATTGCATTATATAATCTGAGTGGGTCACCAGTGTACCAT GGTTGCTTGCAATCATCCCACGTTTATGCTAATAATATATCAAGTACAGGTGTTTCAACGCACATGGAACTTGGTGAATTGAATTTACTCATGGCTGATGAATATCAAGAAAGCTTGTTTGGGGTGGAAACCAACAAAGGTTCCTTACTGCATATTGCAAAAATTGGCCTGGACTTGGGCAGAAAAGATATGGAATCAATTGAGGATGGTTCTAAAAGTAAATTGGTTCTTTCTGTTGATGTGACTGGTATGGGGGTTCACTTGACCTTTAAGCGTGTTGAATCTCTTGTTACTACGGGCTTATCCTTGAAGTCTCTACTGAAGGGACCTGCTTCAAGTAGAAAATCATCTCAGAATCCAGGAAAATCATTAAAACCATCAGGGAAGAAGGggattcaatttataaaatttaatctgGAAAGGTGCTCTGTCAACTATAATGGAAATATTGAACTGGATAATACAGTTATTTCTGATCCCAAACGAGTAAACTATGGTTCTCAAGGTGGTCGAGTCATAGTAAGTGTTTCAGCTGACGGGACACCACGTAATGCAACCATAATGCCCACAGTTCTAGATGGATGCAAGCACTTAAAGTATACTACGTCTCTTGACATATTCCATTTCAGTTTCACTATGAACAAGGAGAAACAGTCCATGCAGACTGAGCTAGAAAGAGCCAAATTTATCTATCAGGAATATTTGGAAGATAAGAAGCCCGGTACAAAAGTACAATTGTTTGATATGCAGAATGCGAAGCTTGTACGTCGATCTGGTGGCCTCAAAGAGGTTGCAATTTGCTCTCTTTTCAGTGCTACAGATATTTCGGTCAGGTGGGAGCCTGATATTCATATAGCTCTTTTCGAACTTATGCTGCAAATAAAGTTACTCGTGCATCAACATAACGATCGGGAAACTGATAAAAAACTCGTGGATAATACCCTCATGAGTGGTTACAAGCAGGAAGTAGGTTTGAAGGAACCtgcacaaaatgagaaacaacgaAAGAAAAGGGATTCTCTCTTTGCTATTGATATTGAAATGCTGAATATATCAGCCGCGGTTGGGGATGGGGTTGAAGCCACACTTCAGGTTCAATCAATATTTTCCGAGAATGCATCTATAGGAGTTCTCCTTGAAGGACTCATACTTGCTTTCAATGAAGCAAGGGTATTTAAGAGTAGTCGGATGCAAATTTCCTGCATTCCAAATGTTACTGGAACTTCCAATTCAAAATCAGAGTCCGTCACTACAAAGGACTGGGTTATACAAGGACTAGATGTCCATATTTGCATGCCGTACAGATTGCAGTTGCGTGCAATTGATGACTccattgaagaaatgttgagAGCATTGAAGCTTGTTACTGCAGCTAAAACAAAGCTCCTTTTCCCTATTAAGAAAGAAAGTGCAAAACTTAAAAAAGCTAGTTCAACAAAATTCGGATCTGTTAGATTTTGCATCCGCAAGATATCTGCTGAGATAGAGGAAGAACCATTTCAGGGTTGGCTGGATGAACACTATCATCTGATGAAAATTGAAGCTTGTGAATCAGCTGTCAGATTGAAATTTCTGGATGACCTTCTCTCCAGAGTTGTTGAACCTCCTGAAACCTCAGAAGTAAATAATCCAATTCCTGAAGCTAAATTTGTTTACAAGGGGGAGGAAATTAACACTCATGATGTCTTAGCCCTTCAAAGAGTCCGAGAGGATATTTACAAGCAATCCTTCCAGTCCTATTACCGGGCATGTAAAAGTCTCATGCCATCAGAAGGTTCCGGTGCTTATAAGACAGGATTTCAGTCTGGCTTTAAGCCCAGCATTAACAGGAATTCTCTTCTTTCCATCTTGGCAACAGATTTAGATTTAACCTTGACAAAAATTGAAGGTGGTGATGCTGGGATGATAGAGGCTATACAGAAGCTTGATCCTGTCAGTAGAGAATGCAACATACCATTTTCACGACTTTATGGGAGTAACATTCTTCTGCGCGTAGGCACACTTGTTGTACAGCTGAGAAATTATGCAAACCCTCTTTTTTCTGGAACTTCTGGGACATGTGAAGGCCGTGTTGTGCTAGCTCAGCAG GCAACATGCTTCCAGCCCCAAATTCACCAGAATGTCTTCATTGGGAGGTGGAGAAAGGTCTTCATGCTTCGTTCAGCCAGTGGCACCACTCCGCCCATCAAAACATATTCAGATTTGCCCTTACATTTTCAGAAGGCAGAATTTTCATTTGGTGTGGGCTTTGAGCCTACTTTTGCTGATATCAGCTATGCTTTTACGGTAGCACTTCGCAGAGCAAATCTGAGCATAAGGAATCCGAATGCTCCAGATATTCAGCCaccaaagaaagaaaaaagccTGCCTTGGTGGGATGATATGAGGAGCTATATTCATGGGAATATTAGTATGTTTATGTCAGAGACAAGATGGAACATCCTTGCTACACCTGATCCATATGAAACACGTGACAAACTTGAACTTGTCGCTGACCATATGGAAATCAATCAGTCAGATGGTCGTATTTATGTTTCTTCAATGAACTTTAAGATTTTTGGGAGTAGTTTGGAGACTTTATTGAAGAACTCTAGCTTAAAGGTTCCAATTGGTGAGTTTGGTCCTATCTTGCAAGCTCCATCCTTTACACTTGAAGTGATAATGGGATGGGAGTGTGATTCTGGAACTCCGATGAATCATTATTTGTTTGCACTACCAAGTGAAGGCAAACCTCGCGAAAAAGTTCTTGATCCTTTTAGATCAACATCTCTGTCATTGCGGTGGGATTTCTCACTTAGACCGTCTTATTTGAAAGCCACCTCAGTTGGTGAAGAAGTTGTTCTTGATGCATCTAGGTCTAGTCCTGTGTCAAAATCTGATAATCTTGCACTTGATTCACCAATACTTTCAGTAGGTGCTCATGATCTAGCGTGGCTAATAAAGTTCTGGAACATGAATTACCTTCCTCCTTACAAGTTGCGAACATTTTCTCGATGGCCTCGTTTTGGAATTCAGAGATTTGCCAGATCAGGCAATCTGTCATTGGATAAGGTGATGACTCAATTTATGTTCCGTATCGATTCAACTCCGTCTTGTATAAGACATATGCCCTTGGATGATGAAGATCCTGCTAAGGGGCTAAAGTTTAAGATGGCAAAACTGAAATATGAACTTTTCTACAGTCGAGGTAAGCAAAAGTTTACATTTGAATGTAAGCGTGATCCACTTGATCTTGTTTACCGCGGTCTTGATCTTCATACACCCAAGGCATATCTGGACAGAGAAGATTGCATGAGTGTTGCAAAAGTAATTCAAATGAGTAAGAGGAGGGCTTCAAAGTCTCCGTCAATGGACAGAGTTGGTAGTGATAAGCACAGCCCTGTAAATGGTGGTACAGAGAAGCACCGTGATGATGGATTTTTGTTGTCCTCGGATTATTTCACAATCAGACGGCAATCCCCCAAAGCAGACCCTGCAAGGTTACTAGCATGGCAAGAAGCTGGCAGAAGAAATACCGAAATGACGTATGTCAGATCTGAGTTTGAAAATGGGAGTGACAGTGATGAACACACACAATCTGACCCTAGTGACGATGATGGCTATAATGTAGTAATAGCTGACAATTGTCAGAGAATCTTTGTTTACGGCCTGAAGCTGCTATGGACAATTGAGAATAGAGATGCTGTTTGGTCTTGGGTTGGTGGGATATCCAAGGCATTTGAAGCTCCAAAGCCTTCCCCTTCTCGGCAGTATGCGCAGAGGAAGTTACTTGAGCACAACCATAACAGTCCTGAAAGATCTCAAGATGAGAGGTCAAAGTCACCTTCAAGCCACCAAGATGCCGTTTCTCCTATTAAAACAGATTCAGAAATAGTTCCAG CAAGGAATGGAAAGACTAATGTTCCTGAGGAAGAGGGAACTCGTCATTTCATGGTTAACATTATAGAACCCCAATTCAACCTTCACTCAGAAGAAGCCAAT GGTAGATTTCTGCTTGCTGCTGTCAGTGGTCGTGTCTTGGCACGTTCATTTCATTCTCATGTGGGATATGAATCAAATGAACAAGCACTTGGTACTGGAAATGTGCCAGAAAGTCAGCCTGAAATGGCGTGGAACCGAATGGAGTTCTCAGTTATGTTGGAGCATGTACAAGCTCATGTTGCTCCAACAGATGTTGACCCTGGGGCTGGACTACAGTGGCTCCCAAAAATCCGCAGGAGCTCCCCCAAAGTGAAACGGACAGGTGCTTTGCTGGAAAGAGTTTTCATGCCTTGTGATATGTACTTCCGTTATACAAGACATAAAAGGGGACCTACAGATGTTAAG AGGAAACCGTTAAAAGAATTGACATTCAATTCTCGTAATATTACAGCAACAATGACGTCTCGTCAATTTCAAGTTATGCTAGATGTGCTGACAAATCTTCTCTTTGCTAGACTTCCCAA GCCACGAAAAGGTAGTTTGTCATATCCTgctgaagatgatgaagatgtaGAGGAGGAAGCAGATGAGGTGGTCCCTGATGGTGTTGAAGAGGTGGAGCTTGCAAGAATCAATCTTGAACATAAAGAGAGAGAACGTAATCTCCTTCTTTGTGACATCAAGATGTTGTCCAGTGATGATTCTTCTGGTCATAAGAATCTAGAAACAGATGCTGATATATGGATCATAGATGGCAGGCGGTCCACTCTG ATTCAGAGATTGAAAAATGAAGTTGGTAATGCAAAAAAATTGAGAAAGGCTGCGTCTGCTTCACTAAGAGTGGCTTTGCAAAAAGCAGCTCAGCTAAGACTCATGGAAAAGGAAAAGAACAAAACTCCTTCCTGTGCTATGCGTATCTCTATGCAAATTAACAAAGTGGTTTGGAGTCTGCTTGCAGATGGAAAAACTTTTGCTGAAGCTGAGATTAATGACATG ATATATGATTTCGATAGGGACTACAATGATTTTGGTGTTGCTCGGTTTACAACAAAGTATTTTGTTGCAAGAAATTGCTCGCATAATGCCAAGTTCGATATGATCCTATCTCCATGGAATCCTCCTCCTGAATGGGGAAA AAAAGTAATGCTACGGGTCGATGCAAAGCAGGGAGCACCAAAAGATGGGAACTGTCCTATTGAGAATTTCCAG GTGGACATCTATCctttaaaaatacatttgacTGAAAACTTGTACCATATGATATGGGGTTATTTCTTCCCTGAAGAAGAACAAGATTCTCAAAGGCGACAA GAAGTGTGGAAAGTTTCAACTACTGCTGGTACAAAACGTATGAAGAAAGGCTTATCTATGCATGAAGGGTCTGCATTAAGTAATCCATTAAAGGAATTGGAGGTTTCTTCCAGGTCAAACCCTTCTGGTGGTAGCAGTCAATCTTCTTGTCAGGCAGATTCTTCCCAG GCCACAAAGGTAATCCCTAGTACAAACTCAGGGATGAGACGAACATCCTCTTTTGATAGAACATGGGAAGAGAATGTTGCAGAATCATTGCCCAATGAACTAGCAATACAGGTTCTTTCAACAAGCACGTGTTTGACAAGTGGATCTACTGGTATTgaacatcaagatgaagccaCTAGAAATAGATCAAAAGATATCAAAGCTATTAAATCAGGTCGTTCATCCCATGAAGAAAAGAAATTAGGAAAACAACAAGATGATAAAAGGTCTAGACCTCGAAAGATGCGGGAGTTTCACAATATCAAAATAAGTCAG GTTGAACTATTAGTCACATATGAAGGACCACCATTGTCTTTTACCGAGCTAAGGTTGCTCATGGATACGTTTCACCGTGTCGATTTTACTGGAACTTGGAGGCGGTTGTTCTCACGAGTCAAGAAGCACGTCATTTGGGGAGTCCTAAAGTCGGTCACAGGAATGCAG GGTAAGAAGTTCAAGGACAAAGCAACAAGCCAAAAGGACACAAGCGCAGCTGGTGTTCCAGATAGTGATCTTATTCTCAGTGGTGACAGCGATGGAGGTTCGGCAGATAAATCTGGTCAGTACCCATTATCTTTTTCTAAGCGTATGGATGATGGAGCTGGGGATGGATTTGTCACATCCATAAAGGGCCTTTTCAATTCCCAACGTCGAAGAGCCAAGGCATTTGTTCTTCGTACCATGAGGGGTGAGGCAGAGAATGATTTCAATGGGGATTGCAGCGAAAGTGAAAATGAGCTCCCTCCTTTTGCGAGGCAACTAACTATAACTAAGGCTAAGAAACTCCTTAGACGACACACAAAGAAGTTCCGTTCTAGGGGATCAAAAG GTCTAATTAATCCCCAGCAACAGATGGAATCCCCATCATCACCAAGGGAGACTACACCATTCGAAAGCGGCTCTTCTGGTGGATCTTCTCCATACGAAGATTTTCGTGAGTAG